CAGACATCAACATCACATCTTCTGAACTCCCCTCCTGAAGTCAAAGTTTGGTCTTTTTAAGAGAATGCaaaaaaaccaacagatttTATGTTGGATGAAAAACTACAAGTTTAATTTCAGCCATTTAACTAAagattgacagaaaaaaaacaaacgttGGCACAAATGAGTGAAAATAGCAGAATTCAACTTTCTGTGAAGATgtcagattttctttatttggaggATTGACTTTCTTTAACTCTTCGTGGTGTGTGATGGAGGTGAGCCTACAGGTGAGCAGAGCTGCACACCTGTAATCATTCTCAATCAGGCTGAGCTCCAGCCTTTAGTCCTCCCTCTTTTTGTTTGACTCACGCCGGCTGTGGAGGTCAGTGAAGGTCAGTGAGCTGAACACTTATATCTCACATCGTACCTCTTCCAGCATGTCAGTCAGAGCCTTGTTGCAGTTTTCAAACCTCGTCCTCCACAAGCTTgactctttttccactttcttcaTCTTGGCTGACATCTGAAAGGGAAAGAGTAAAAAAAGCGATGTGTTAAAATGGCGTCCTGAGATTGTCGAGAATcagtcagaatcagaaaatgTCTATTCAACACAACTTATTTTTAGCTCTGAGTTTTTTCTCATCTGAAAACATCACAGTACTCTTCTCCACCTACATTGTCCATCTCCTTTTTAAAGCGGACGTAGATTTCGTTGCTTTTGGCCAAAGTCGCCTGAAACTCGTCAAACTTTTGAGCGTAGAGCGTCAGCTGTGGACAGAAAGCACCAGTCAGTCGAAGAAGCTGACTTTAAAAAGGACATGTGCACAGAAATTCTCTCTCTTCGGAGTTAAAGTTTGCTCAGTGACAGTTTTTAAAGTCTGAAATGTGAGTCTGGAATGAAAAACGGAGGAAAGTCAGCTTCAGTCCTTCCAACATCGAGACTGaaccacaaaacagcaaaatcaCCGCCGTTCGAGCTCTCATTTATTAGATTTACTTGTTCATTTTGAGTGaatgtacttttatttatgCATCTTATCCACTGAAGCCGATCtaaaaaatgttaacatgaaacacaacaatCACAACGTATCGTGAAACTTTTCAGTAAATATTATCACAACATGCTACGTTTCTATTTTATAATAACAGTAAAATGTGTTGTAATGTGAAAACTAAACattgaacttttattttatttaacaactTCTGGCCTGGCAGCCGTAAATTTCAGTTAATTTGTGgtgattttctttgttcctgGCAGCAGGAATTCAAGAAATAAGGGAAGTAAACATAGAAAATGAGCTTTATGGTATTAACTCTGTGTGCTTCCTGTCACAGTGAATATTCACCTGCGCCTGCATGACAGTCGCCTGCTCTGTGAGTGTCTTAGCCTGCAGTTTCCACTCAGCAGCCTGAACCAGTAACTGGTTAGAAGAGAACAGAGACACATTACAGACGGCTCTTTACCTTCTTCTTCATGGCCAGCTCCTGCTCCTTCATAGCgaagcatttctttgttttgtcaatAGTCTCCCTAAGCAACTACGGCGACAGAGACAATACACAGTCAATCTGAGAGGCCTTCACACATCAACACCAACAACATTTAAAGGAGTCTAAAAATAAGTAAACTGCAAAGTGAAAATTCAGTGTTCAGAGAAACGTAGCTGTGTTGAGTCAGTATAAAAGCTTTCAGTTGACGGGATGCTCACAGCCTTGAAACCGGGTCTGTGCCGGTCTGTACTCACATattccttctctctcttgtGTTTCTCCTCAGCTTCGGCCAGCAGAGCGTTGGCCTGCTGCAGTTTGGCTTCAGTCAGTTTGTACTGCAGGTCGCGGTGCTTGTTGATCTTCTCCAAACTCTGCAGGACGAACGcatcactttatttattcagcaatTCATCGATGAGTGAGTATCCAGACTGCTAATTTAACTGGGaattaaatgtttcataaaacaacaaatatgaacaattttgttgattgattagatatttaatattttatattcagacttcagaattaaaaatgtactttttagGACATTTTGGATTCATTACGTCTGTCTCACTTCTGCAATCAGTggatcaataaaaatgtttctgggAAAGTTAGGAATCATAATAATCAGTCAGACTCGGTCCTGTGACGATCTGCAGAGCACCAAcaggttgacctttgacctcacctcctccctcagctcacactggttcATGAGGCTCTCCAGTTTGTCGGTCAAGTTGGCGTTCTCGTGGCACAGCTTGTCGTTCCGGGAGCTGTGCTGCTCGATCTGAGCCTGGATTTCTGTCAGCATATCCTGGAAGTGGCTGgtcatctccttcctcttctcctcatcctccctgcAGCGCTGAATGGTGTCCTcctgtgtgtgtacaaaaaGAGTTGTCATTTGTTTTAGCCGTCCATAATGAGTGTTTTGTGCGTACACACCCTCAGCGTGCTGTAGTGCGACTGCAGCTCTCTGCAAAGAGACTCCAGCTGGCTGCGAGCTGCGACGCTGCTGCGACGCTCGGCCTGcatctgctgcttctcctccagCAGGACGGACAGTTTCCTCTGAAGGACACACAGCTTCTTCTCATCACAACGCCGCAACGCTGCctacacacagacgcacacacggAGGGGGACATTGAAAGGCCTGTTTCAGCTGTAGAACAGTTATAGACGGCGTCGCTTTGAGAGAAAGCAGGAAACTGAAACTCTGGCTGATTCAGGATCGCCTCTGGAAATGATAAATATCATTCTGAAGAATGAGGCTCACCAGTTCTGCGTACTTCATGACCAGATCCTCCAGTTTCTCTTCTGGGGACGTCAGATTTTTCAGACTCTGCAGGACAAGAGCGACGTCTGGAGAAACAGAGGACAGGAAAGTCAGAAGAAAGAGAATGACCGctcttttgcctttttgactttttaatctataataaatgtcaaatgaatCATCATACAGAGTTCATTAAAAGCATCCTGTGTTCATTAAAGAGCACATGGAGCTCTTTGGACCGCACGGCCATAAGGATTAAAACAAGCAGCATCCTTTCCAGCCTCACCCGTCTCCGTGGAAACTGTGATGTCATCTTTTgcctcctccttcatcttctccgTCTCTGCCTGCACCGAACTCtgatacaaagaaacaaaatcgaaacacaacacagctttGTATGATTTTGGCAGCAGCTAGAAAACTGTGAGCTCCGGTTTCCTGAAATGACCCACCTGCTGGTCCAGGAGGCCGGCCGCCGAGCCGTAGGTGCTGACGATGTCCTCCAGCCGTCTGCTGAACTCCAGCATGGGGTCAAAGAGGTCAGAGGCGGAGCCACGGGCGGCAGGCGCCACCTCGCCTTCGTCCAGGGAGGAAGACGCCGCGTCGGGCTGGGGG
This genomic interval from Echeneis naucrates chromosome 24, fEcheNa1.1, whole genome shotgun sequence contains the following:
- the LOC115037661 gene encoding beta-taxilin-like isoform X2, whose translation is METSVKTAKMVVPPQPDAASSSLDEGEVAPAARGSASDLFDPMLEFSRRLEDIVSTYGSAAGLLDQQSSVQAETEKMKEEAKDDITVSTETDVALVLQSLKNLTSPEEKLEDLVMKYAELAALRRCDEKKLCVLQRKLSVLLEEKQQMQAERRSSVAARSQLESLCRELQSHYSTLREDTIQRCREDEEKRKEMTSHFQDMLTEIQAQIEQHSSRNDKLCHENANLTDKLESLMNQCELREESLEKINKHRDLQYKLTEAKLQQANALLAEAEEKHKREKEYLLVQAAEWKLQAKTLTEQATVMQAQLTLYAQKFDEFQATLAKSNEIYVRFKKEMDNMSAKMKKVEKESSLWRTRFENCNKALTDMLEERTEKGKEYDLFVLKIQKLEKLCHALQEERKVLYTKIKEVHQTNSTIPSRLLRSSEDSGEAEPDDADQRALLNPAEVEELQEKDPVLTEDMARLREEQAKLRALADSLLTTPADDEENNDDVDLEEDIVASAFVHFNTKPEIQVEPVSVPEQVGGVKSEAEARQPEAAKPDGEISETTPTVQQPGAEKVEVKEAQQDKPEEETTPSSENAEVKPEEADKLQQQEAEPEKVSEETPKSSAAPSNGDSAKKQAAKKKKKKGGKNAS
- the LOC115037661 gene encoding beta-taxilin-like isoform X1; this encodes METSVKTAKMVVPPQPDAASSSLDEGEVAPAARGSASDLFDPMLEFSRRLEDIVSTYGSAAGLLDQQSSVQAETEKMKEEAKDDITVSTETDVALVLQSLKNLTSPEEKLEDLVMKYAELAALRRCDEKKLCVLQRKLSVLLEEKQQMQAERRSSVAARSQLESLCRELQSHYSTLREDTIQRCREDEEKRKEMTSHFQDMLTEIQAQIEQHSSRNDKLCHENANLTDKLESLMNQCELREESLEKINKHRDLQYKLTEAKLQQANALLAEAEEKHKREKEYLLRETIDKTKKCFAMKEQELAMKKKLTLYAQKFDEFQATLAKSNEIYVRFKKEMDNMSAKMKKVEKESSLWRTRFENCNKALTDMLEERTEKGKEYDLFVLKIQKLEKLCHALQEERKVLYTKIKEVHQTNSTIPSRLLRSSEDSGEAEPDDADQRALLNPAEVEELQEKDPVLTEDMARLREEQAKLRALADSLLTTPADDEENNDDVDLEEDIVASAFVHFNTKPEIQVEPVSVPEQVGGVKSEAEARQPEAAKPDGEISETTPTVQQPGAEKVEVKEAQQDKPEEETTPSSENAEVKPEEADKLQQQEAEPEKVSEETPKSSAAPSNGDSAKKQAAKKKKKKGGKNAS